In Vibrio sp. STUT-A11, a genomic segment contains:
- the nusG gene encoding transcription termination/antitermination protein NusG: protein MSEAPKKRWYVVQAFSGFEGRVAQSLREHIKMHGMEELFGEVLVPTEEVVEMRAGQRRKSERKFFPGYVLVQMIMNDESWHLVRSVPRVMGFIGGTSDRPAPITDKEADAILNRLEKASEAPRPRTMYEAGEVVRVNEGPFADFNGTVEEVDYEKSRLKVSVSIFGRATPVELEFGQVEKLD, encoded by the coding sequence GCCTTCTCTGGATTTGAAGGTCGTGTGGCTCAATCTCTGCGCGAGCATATCAAGATGCACGGCATGGAAGAGCTATTCGGTGAAGTACTGGTTCCTACTGAAGAAGTAGTAGAAATGCGCGCGGGTCAGCGCCGCAAATCTGAGCGTAAGTTCTTCCCAGGTTACGTCCTTGTTCAGATGATTATGAACGATGAATCATGGCACCTTGTACGCAGTGTGCCGCGTGTCATGGGCTTCATTGGTGGTACCTCGGACCGTCCTGCACCTATCACAGATAAAGAAGCTGACGCGATTCTTAACCGTCTTGAAAAAGCGAGCGAAGCGCCACGTCCTCGTACTATGTACGAAGCGGGTGAAGTGGTACGTGTTAATGAAGGTCCATTTGCTGACTTCAACGGTACGGTTGAAGAAGTGGATTACGAGAAGAGCCGCCTGAAAGTGTCTGTATCGATTTTTGGTCGTGCAACACCAGTTGAGCTTGAATTTGGTCAGGTTGAAAAGCTGGACTAA
- the rplK gene encoding 50S ribosomal protein L11: MAKKVEAYIKLQVAAGMANPSPPVGPALGQHGVNIMEFCKAFNAKTESIEKGLPTPVVITVYNDRSFTFVTKTPPAAVLLKKAAGVKSGSGRPNTEKVGTVTDAQIQEIAETKAADMTGADIEAMKRSIAGTARSMGLVVEG, from the coding sequence ATGGCTAAGAAAGTTGAAGCTTACATCAAGCTACAAGTTGCTGCTGGTATGGCTAACCCTAGTCCACCAGTAGGTCCTGCACTAGGTCAACACGGTGTTAACATCATGGAATTCTGTAAAGCGTTCAACGCGAAAACAGAATCTATTGAGAAAGGTCTACCGACTCCAGTAGTTATCACTGTTTACAACGACCGTTCTTTCACGTTCGTAACTAAGACTCCACCAGCTGCTGTTCTACTTAAGAAAGCTGCTGGCGTTAAGTCTGGTTCAGGTCGTCCAAACACTGAAAAAGTGGGTACTGTAACTGACGCTCAAATCCAAGAAATCGCAGAAACTAAAGCTGCTGATATGACTGGTGCTGACATCGAAGCGATGAAACGCTCAATCGCTGGTACTGCTCGTTCAATGGGCCTAGTGGTAGAGGGTTAA